In Flavobacteriaceae bacterium, the following proteins share a genomic window:
- a CDS encoding OmpH family outer membrane protein, whose translation MKHLKTTLLAITLFIGGMSLMNAQSKIAHINTQELIAAMPEYKAAQAEAEKFATTLDTDLKGIVTEYQNKAKQYQEEASTKTDEENQKRQQELLTMEQSIQQFRQKGAQDIQKKQADLLNPISEKAVAAIQKVARAQGFQYVMDSPGLIMAEGKDLMADVKKELGI comes from the coding sequence ATGAAACATTTAAAAACTACTTTATTAGCAATTACACTTTTTATTGGTGGAATGAGTCTTATGAACGCACAGAGTAAAATTGCTCATATTAATACTCAAGAACTTATAGCTGCAATGCCAGAATATAAGGCAGCTCAAGCTGAAGCTGAAAAATTTGCAACTACTTTAGACACAGATTTAAAAGGTATAGTAACTGAATATCAAAATAAAGCTAAGCAATATCAAGAAGAAGCTTCTACTAAAACTGATGAAGAAAATCAAAAACGTCAACAAGAGTTATTGACTATGGAACAAAGCATTCAACAATTTAGACAAAAAGGAGCTCAAGATATTCAAAAAAAGCAAGCCGATCTTTTAAATCCTATTAGTGAAAAAGCAGTAGCAGCTATACAAAAAGTAGCTAGAGCGCAAGGATTTCAATATGTAATGGATAGTCCAGGTTTAATTATGGCTGAAGGTAAAGATTTAATGGCTGATGTTAAAAAAGAATTAGGCATCTAA
- a CDS encoding OmpH family outer membrane protein yields MKLTTIKYVKIKVLFLLLLFVCSSISAQRSIRIGYIDTEYILQNVPEFQEASSQLEIKVQKWKSEIEIRLTDLDQKKKQLSSESILLTKELIEERQEEIDIEEKEILDYQQKRFGPNGDLIIQRRQLMQPVQDQIFNAVQEIAATRNYDYILDKSEATMLYSADRFNISDRVLSLITRSSNRKQAESRRERKVAEKEDDIQKDLEEREASQKERGVDTSKESRAKILADRKAQRKKEQEDWLAERAAKKEALKEKKKKIAEERAKAREEKANAKKAKKEGVNLESEIKNDKENSVETNSAKKLSPKEILEEKKKKILEDRAKKAKVEKEKKTGTVGEEKTKKLSPKEIRKKALEEKKKKILEAREKARKKKLEEQKAKDSTSTKNNN; encoded by the coding sequence ATGAAATTGACTACTATTAAATATGTAAAAATCAAAGTTCTTTTTTTATTGTTATTATTTGTGTGTTCATCTATCTCTGCACAAAGATCTATTAGAATTGGTTATATAGATACAGAATATATATTACAGAACGTACCTGAATTCCAAGAAGCTTCATCTCAATTAGAAATTAAAGTTCAAAAATGGAAAAGTGAAATTGAAATTCGACTAACTGACCTTGATCAAAAAAAGAAACAGTTAAGTAGTGAAAGTATTTTATTAACTAAAGAACTCATTGAAGAACGTCAAGAAGAAATTGATATTGAAGAAAAAGAAATTTTAGATTATCAACAAAAAAGATTTGGCCCAAACGGCGATTTAATAATTCAACGGCGTCAATTAATGCAGCCTGTTCAAGATCAAATATTTAATGCTGTTCAAGAAATAGCTGCTACTAGGAATTATGATTATATTTTAGATAAATCTGAAGCTACTATGTTATACTCTGCAGATAGATTTAATATAAGTGATCGTGTTTTAAGTTTAATCACTAGATCTTCAAATCGTAAACAAGCGGAAAGTAGAAGAGAAAGAAAAGTTGCTGAAAAAGAAGATGATATACAAAAGGATTTAGAAGAACGTGAAGCGTCTCAAAAAGAGCGAGGAGTTGACACTAGTAAAGAATCAAGAGCCAAAATATTGGCAGACAGAAAAGCACAGCGAAAAAAAGAACAAGAAGATTGGTTAGCAGAAAGAGCTGCAAAAAAAGAAGCTTTAAAAGAAAAGAAAAAGAAAATAGCTGAAGAGAGAGCAAAAGCTAGAGAAGAAAAAGCTAATGCAAAGAAAGCTAAAAAAGAAGGGGTAAATTTAGAATCAGAAATTAAAAATGATAAAGAAAACTCTGTAGAAACAAATTCAGCAAAAAAATTAAGTCCAAAAGAAATTTTAGAAGAAAAAAAGAAAAAAATATTAGAGGATCGTGCTAAAAAAGCAAAAGTTGAAAAAGAAAAGAAAACTGGAACAGTAGGAGAAGAAAAAACAAAAAAATTAAGCCCAAAAGAAATTCGTAAAAAGGCATTAGAAGAAAAGAAAAAGAAAATATTAGAAGCTAGAGAAAAAGCTAGGAAAAAGAAACTTGAAGAGCAAAAAGCTAAAGATAGCACTTCAACAAAAAACAATAATTAA
- a CDS encoding outer membrane protein assembly factor BamA gives MEKLVSNLNNIQLLKTYIIRFIFIFLLFISLKISAQATGIEDGKTYKITDITVSGNTNYSAQTIIAFSELKIGTEIILPSSKETTRAIKKLWESKLFSSVEIFVTKIEGDSISLEIEITDLPQLKDLTITGVKKSKFDDIIKENKLQTGVKVTENLLTTTKNFLENKYREKGFLNSKVIINTSELNDSVKIRRVNMSVNIDKGEKIKIKKITFNGNEKISNKRLRKAMKKTKRKNFLRFYKRSKFIEDNFKEDLVSIVDKYKELGYRDARIVSDSLIKNDNNTISLNINLIEGEKYTYGDVKFLGNIVYTDEQLNSVLRINKGDTYNGVELQKRIEDQTRPDGNDLTNLYQNSGYLFSRITPVETRTEGNVIDMEIRIVEGKPAYLNNVNVIGNEITNDRIIYRELRVRPGQLYSKANVVRTIRELGQLGFFDAQQIAPEFKNVNQVDGTLDLEFSVVEQGSSQIELQGGFGGGGFIGTLGLSFNNFAIKDIFKKEAYKPVPRGDGQTFALRLQASRFFQTYSLSFSEPWLGGKKPVNFSASISRSTQFQFNPLTRDANRDSRFGITGISFGIAKKLTAPDDFFVLSQAVSFQNIELQNFNSQLFTFGNGSSNNLAYTVSLNRRSTFFDPIYPEGGSDFSLTGKFSLPYSLFNGVDYGALREERDQIESDLINDPTNTGLLDRRSEIDQERFNFLEFYKITFKGLWYTQLTKKLILRPSFEFGFLGAYNNDRGIIPFERFFLGGDGLGQGGNLQGRETVGLRGYGNNTLTPQDGSAIYNKFSLELRYPLVLEAQTKIYALGFLEAGNAYENFRDFNPFNVNRSAGAGIRIFLPTFGLLGIDFGHGFDPLPGQTQKNGWETHFIIGQQF, from the coding sequence TTGGAAAAACTAGTGAGCAACTTAAATAACATACAACTATTGAAAACATATATCATCCGCTTTATATTTATATTTTTATTGTTTATTAGTTTAAAAATATCTGCACAAGCTACAGGTATTGAAGATGGAAAAACATATAAAATAACAGATATAACTGTATCAGGGAATACTAATTATAGTGCTCAAACTATAATCGCGTTCTCTGAATTAAAAATAGGTACAGAAATAATTCTTCCTAGCAGTAAAGAAACTACCCGTGCTATTAAAAAATTATGGGAATCTAAGCTTTTTAGTAGTGTTGAAATATTTGTTACAAAAATTGAAGGAGATTCAATATCTCTTGAGATTGAAATTACTGACTTACCTCAACTTAAAGATTTAACTATAACTGGTGTTAAAAAGTCTAAGTTTGATGATATTATAAAAGAAAATAAATTACAGACAGGTGTTAAGGTGACAGAGAATCTTTTGACAACTACTAAGAATTTTTTAGAAAATAAATATCGTGAAAAAGGATTTTTAAATTCAAAAGTTATCATTAACACCTCAGAACTCAATGATTCTGTAAAAATCAGAAGGGTTAACATGTCTGTTAATATAGATAAAGGCGAAAAAATAAAAATAAAGAAAATTACGTTTAACGGTAATGAAAAAATAAGTAATAAAAGACTTAGAAAAGCAATGAAAAAAACCAAAAGAAAGAATTTTCTTAGGTTTTATAAACGCTCAAAATTTATTGAAGATAATTTTAAAGAAGATTTAGTTAGTATTGTAGATAAGTATAAAGAACTTGGGTATAGAGATGCTAGAATTGTTTCTGACTCATTAATTAAAAACGATAATAATACAATCAGTCTCAATATAAACTTAATCGAAGGTGAAAAATACACTTATGGAGATGTAAAATTTCTAGGAAATATTGTTTATACTGATGAACAATTAAATTCGGTTTTAAGGATTAATAAGGGAGATACTTATAATGGAGTTGAATTACAAAAACGAATTGAAGATCAAACTAGACCTGATGGAAATGATTTAACAAATTTATATCAAAATTCTGGATATTTATTTTCACGTATAACCCCTGTAGAAACTAGAACAGAAGGTAACGTTATAGATATGGAAATTAGGATTGTAGAAGGGAAACCTGCTTATCTTAATAACGTAAATGTAATTGGAAATGAAATTACTAATGATAGAATTATCTATAGAGAATTAAGAGTTCGTCCTGGGCAGTTATACAGTAAAGCAAATGTAGTACGTACTATTAGAGAATTAGGTCAATTAGGTTTTTTTGATGCCCAACAAATAGCTCCTGAATTCAAAAATGTTAATCAAGTTGATGGTACTTTAGACTTAGAATTTTCTGTAGTAGAACAGGGATCTAGCCAAATTGAATTACAAGGAGGATTTGGTGGCGGTGGTTTTATCGGGACTTTAGGCCTATCCTTTAATAATTTCGCAATTAAAGATATTTTTAAAAAGGAAGCATATAAACCAGTCCCTAGAGGAGATGGTCAAACTTTTGCATTACGATTACAAGCTAGTCGTTTTTTCCAGACTTATAGTTTATCATTTTCAGAACCTTGGTTAGGTGGTAAAAAACCTGTTAACTTCTCAGCTTCGATATCCAGATCTACTCAATTTCAATTCAATCCTTTAACTAGAGATGCTAATAGAGATAGTAGATTTGGCATTACAGGTATTAGTTTCGGTATTGCAAAAAAATTGACTGCCCCTGATGATTTTTTCGTATTATCTCAAGCTGTAAGTTTTCAGAATATTGAATTACAGAATTTTAACTCGCAGTTATTTACATTCGGTAATGGATCATCAAATAATTTAGCTTATACTGTTAGTTTAAATAGACGAAGTACCTTTTTTGATCCTATTTATCCTGAAGGCGGATCAGATTTTAGTCTTACAGGTAAGTTTTCACTACCATATTCTCTTTTTAATGGTGTAGATTATGGAGCACTTAGAGAAGAAAGAGATCAGATAGAATCTGATTTAATAAATGATCCTACAAATACAGGTTTATTAGATCGAAGATCAGAAATAGATCAAGAGCGTTTTAATTTCTTAGAGTTTTATAAAATCACCTTTAAAGGTCTTTGGTACACACAATTAACTAAAAAATTAATATTACGTCCAAGTTTTGAGTTTGGGTTTCTAGGAGCATACAATAATGACAGAGGGATTATTCCTTTTGAGCGTTTTTTCTTAGGAGGAGATGGATTAGGTCAAGGGGGAAATCTTCAAGGTAGAGAAACTGTCGGTTTAAGGGGTTATGGAAATAACACATTAACTCCTCAAGACGGTAGTGCTATATATAATAAATTTTCTTTAGAGCTACGATATCCGCTAGTTTTAGAAGCACAAACAAAAATATATGCATTAGGATTCTTAGAAGCTGGTAATGCATACGAAAACTTTAGAGATTTTAATCCATTTAATGTAAACAGATCAGCTGGTGCTGGAATACGAATATTTTTACCAACTTTTGGATTATTGGGGATTGATTTTGGTCATGGTTTTGATCCATTGCCAGGGCAAACTCAGAAAAACGGTTGGGAGACCCATTTTATAATTGGACAACAGTTTTAA
- a CDS encoding isoprenyl transferase: MDIKREIQKHTMPKHIAIIMDGNGRWAKQRGKLRVFGHENGAKAVKQVVEGSAELGVKNLTLYAFSTENWNRPKIEVQTLMKLLISSLRKEMKSLHDNNIKLNAIGDLNSLPTKVYKELNDVIELTKDNDRMTLTVALSYGSRNELINTIKQISIKVKNNIISPEKIDESLINEHLYTNGLPDVDLLIRTSGEQRISNFLLWQIAYAELYFTDVLWPDFEKKDLYKAILNYQQRERRFGKTSEQLK; encoded by the coding sequence ATGGACATTAAACGTGAAATACAAAAACATACTATGCCCAAGCACATTGCAATTATCATGGATGGCAATGGTAGATGGGCAAAACAAAGAGGTAAGTTAAGAGTATTTGGTCACGAAAATGGAGCTAAAGCTGTAAAACAAGTTGTAGAAGGATCTGCTGAGCTAGGCGTTAAAAATTTAACACTTTACGCCTTTTCTACAGAAAATTGGAATAGACCAAAAATTGAAGTTCAAACACTCATGAAACTATTAATTTCTTCACTGAGAAAAGAAATGAAAAGTTTGCATGACAATAACATAAAACTTAATGCAATTGGTGATTTGAATTCCTTACCGACAAAGGTTTACAAGGAATTAAATGATGTTATAGAATTAACTAAAGATAATGATAGAATGACACTAACTGTAGCTTTAAGTTATGGTTCTAGAAATGAATTAATAAATACTATAAAACAAATTTCCATTAAAGTTAAAAATAATATAATTTCGCCAGAAAAAATTGATGAATCGCTAATAAATGAGCATCTTTACACGAATGGGTTACCAGATGTAGATTTATTAATTCGTACAAGTGGAGAACAACGTATTAGTAATTTTTTATTATGGCAAATAGCATATGCTGAATTGTATTTTACAGACGTATTATGGCCTGATTTTGAAAAAAAAGATTTATATAAAGCCATTTTAAACTATCAACAAAGAGAGAGAAGGTTTGGAAAAACTAGTGAGCAACTTAAATAA
- a CDS encoding NAD kinase: MKLAIFGQYFNENSKATIKTLLDILKEKNISIFVEDSYFYSIKKESGYKFSKTNIQTFKVLDSSFDLLISIGGDGTILRTITYIRDLSIPVIGINTGRLGFLATIQENNIRQAIDAILNKNYKISERTLLSVSTSPENTDILDFNVALNEITVSRKNTTSMITIETSLNNEYLTSYWADGLIISTPTGSTGYSLSCGGPVIMPDSENFVLTPIAPHNLNARPLIIPDITEIKLKVTGRETNHLVSLDSRIATLDNETNITIKKAPFKIRMIELNNESFLKTLRKKLLWGEDKRN, encoded by the coding sequence ATGAAACTTGCAATTTTCGGACAATACTTCAATGAAAATTCAAAAGCTACAATTAAAACGCTTTTAGATATCTTAAAAGAGAAAAATATTTCGATTTTTGTTGAAGATTCATATTTCTATTCTATCAAAAAAGAAAGTGGTTATAAGTTTAGTAAGACAAATATTCAAACTTTTAAGGTTTTAGATTCTTCATTTGATTTATTAATTAGCATTGGAGGTGACGGAACTATTTTAAGAACTATCACATATATTAGAGATTTATCTATACCAGTAATAGGTATAAATACTGGGCGATTAGGATTTTTAGCCACTATTCAAGAAAATAATATAAGACAAGCCATAGATGCTATTTTAAATAAAAACTATAAGATATCTGAAAGAACATTATTAAGCGTTAGTACTTCTCCAGAAAATACAGATATTCTTGATTTTAATGTTGCGTTAAACGAAATCACTGTAAGTCGTAAAAATACCACCTCTATGATTACGATTGAAACAAGTTTAAATAACGAATATTTAACTTCTTATTGGGCAGATGGTTTAATCATCTCTACTCCTACCGGATCTACAGGGTATTCATTAAGTTGTGGCGGACCAGTTATTATGCCAGATTCTGAAAATTTTGTATTAACACCAATAGCTCCTCATAATTTAAATGCAAGACCATTAATAATACCTGATATTACAGAAATAAAATTAAAAGTTACTGGAAGAGAAACAAATCACTTAGTCTCTTTAGATTCTAGAATCGCAACTTTAGATAACGAAACGAATATCACCATAAAAAAAGCGCCTTTTAAAATTAGAATGATAGAATTAAATAACGAAAGCTTTTTAAAGACTTTAAGAAAGAAATTGTTATGGGGTGAAGATAAGAGGAATTAA
- a CDS encoding CBS domain-containing protein, which yields MAISDYIINDIKPLNVNDKIGSAQELFNQLTYSHIPIQKDGIYIGCISETDAHCFDSEQLISDTLHSLEGFYIRESTLWLDILEVFAQNDTNIMPVLNNKNVYLGYYELNDIISLFKKTPFFSEPGGLLIIEKGYNDYSFSEVSQIIESNNAKLLGLFISRIQNDIVQLTIKIGHSGLNEIIQSFRRYGYNIISGHADDSFISSLKERSDYLDKYLNL from the coding sequence ATGGCTATAAGTGACTACATTATAAATGATATTAAACCTCTTAATGTTAATGATAAAATTGGTAGTGCTCAAGAGTTATTTAATCAATTAACCTATTCTCACATCCCTATACAAAAAGACGGTATTTATATAGGTTGTATTTCTGAAACCGATGCGCATTGTTTTGATTCCGAACAACTTATTAGTGACACTCTTCATTCGCTTGAAGGGTTCTATATTAGAGAAAGCACCTTATGGTTAGATATTTTAGAGGTTTTTGCTCAAAATGACACTAACATAATGCCAGTTTTAAATAATAAAAATGTGTACTTAGGGTATTACGAGCTTAACGATATTATCTCATTGTTTAAAAAAACGCCTTTTTTTTCAGAGCCTGGAGGTTTATTAATTATAGAAAAAGGATATAATGATTATTCGTTTAGCGAGGTAAGCCAAATTATAGAATCTAATAACGCTAAGTTGTTAGGGTTATTTATTTCTAGAATTCAAAACGATATAGTTCAACTCACCATAAAGATAGGTCATTCAGGTTTAAATGAAATTATTCAATCTTTTAGGCGATATGGTTACAATATTATTTCGGGACACGCTGACGATTCCTTTATAAGTAGTTTAAAAGAACGTTCAGATTATTTAGATAAATATCTAAACTTGTAA
- a CDS encoding pyridoxine 5'-phosphate synthase, translating into MTKLSVNINKIATLRNSRGGNTPNVMQFAKDVQEFGAQGITIHPRPDERHIRYQDAYDLKPIVYTEYNIEGNPIPKFVDMVLKVKPTQVTLVPDAVDAITSNAGWDTIKHKDFLIEMIKEFKQNGIRTSVFLNPDLNQVEGAKQIGTDRIELYTETFAHQYSLGNEKAIKQYTECAILANSLELGINAGHDLSLENIKFFKENIPNLLEVSIGHALISESLYLGIENVINMYLHKLK; encoded by the coding sequence ATGACAAAGCTTAGCGTAAATATAAATAAGATTGCAACTTTAAGAAATTCAAGAGGAGGAAATACTCCTAATGTAATGCAATTTGCTAAAGATGTTCAAGAATTTGGAGCCCAAGGCATAACAATTCACCCGAGGCCAGACGAAAGACATATACGCTATCAAGATGCTTACGATTTAAAACCTATTGTATATACAGAATATAATATTGAAGGAAATCCTATTCCAAAATTCGTAGATATGGTTTTAAAAGTTAAACCAACACAAGTTACTTTAGTGCCAGATGCTGTTGATGCTATTACCTCAAATGCAGGGTGGGATACAATAAAACATAAAGATTTTTTAATTGAAATGATTAAAGAATTCAAGCAAAATGGAATTAGAACTTCAGTTTTTTTAAATCCAGATCTAAATCAAGTTGAAGGGGCTAAACAAATAGGGACAGATAGAATTGAATTGTATACTGAGACATTTGCACATCAATACAGTTTAGGAAATGAAAAAGCTATAAAACAGTATACTGAATGTGCGATTTTGGCGAATTCGTTAGAATTAGGAATTAATGCAGGGCATGATTTATCGTTAGAAAACATTAAATTTTTTAAAGAAAACATTCCTAATTTGTTAGAGGTTTCAATAGGCCATGCATTAATTTCAGAAAGCCTGTATTTGGGGATTGAAAATGTTATAAATATGTATTTACATAAATTAAAATAA
- a CDS encoding alpha/beta fold hydrolase encodes MTLHSNILGEGKPFVILHGFLGMSDNWKTLGKRFSDEGYEVHLVDQRNHGRSFHSDEFNYELLAEDLKHYCQTHQLNDIVLLGHSMGGKTAMFFAAEYPEWVSKLIIADISPRFYPVHHDAILNGLSSLDFNVLKTRKETEMQLATYVTEFGVRQFLLKNLYWIEKGQLALRVNLQVLKNNVEEVGEALPIYSKFEGDTLFLRGDRSEYITSQDEPIIKTQFPKATIATIQNAGHWLHAENPIDFFEEVMSFISK; translated from the coding sequence ATGACATTACATTCTAATATATTAGGAGAAGGGAAACCGTTTGTAATTCTTCATGGATTCCTTGGAATGAGCGATAATTGGAAAACTCTGGGTAAGCGATTTAGTGATGAAGGATATGAAGTGCATTTAGTAGATCAACGAAATCATGGGAGAAGTTTTCATAGCGATGAATTTAATTACGAATTATTAGCTGAAGATTTAAAACATTACTGTCAAACTCACCAATTAAATGATATCGTGTTATTAGGTCATTCAATGGGAGGGAAAACAGCAATGTTTTTTGCTGCAGAATATCCAGAATGGGTTTCTAAGTTAATTATTGCAGATATATCTCCTCGTTTTTACCCTGTACATCATGATGCCATATTAAATGGATTATCATCATTAGATTTTAATGTGTTAAAAACTAGAAAAGAAACCGAAATGCAATTGGCAACTTACGTAACTGAGTTTGGTGTGCGTCAGTTTTTATTAAAGAATTTATATTGGATTGAAAAAGGGCAATTAGCACTTCGTGTTAATTTACAAGTTTTAAAAAATAATGTTGAAGAAGTAGGAGAAGCACTTCCAATTTATTCAAAATTTGAAGGAGATACACTTTTTCTTCGTGGTGATAGATCAGAATATATTACTTCTCAAGATGAGCCCATTATAAAAACACAATTTCCAAAAGCTACAATTGCTACAATACAAAATGCAGGGCACTGGTTACATGCAGAAAATCCGATCGATTTTTTTGAAGAAGTTATGAGTTTTATAAGTAAGTAG
- the tig gene encoding trigger factor: MNITRENVDTLNAVVKVDITKEDYSDKVDKILSDYRKTANIPGFRKGHVPMGMVKKQYGKAVLIDEVNKLIQDALGKYLTEEKLDVLGNPLPKAQDDLNWDDDNFSFEFELGLAPQFEVTVKGKKAITQYKIVADDKMINDQLENIQKQYGKLVSKTEVAEGDEITGVFANEEKGIDNSTTITLDKIKGKVNAKKFIGAKPGDVITLKSKGLFAEEQDVVNLLKVTSDEAANLDVELTFTINEVNTRELADLDQELFDKLFGEGNVKSVTELKDKIKEDAEKQFVQQSDQKLLNDITEYLIDNTKFDLPVEFLQKWIQAAGEEPLDETQAKEEYEKSEKGMRYQLIEGRIMADNNLQVNFEDIKEYSKQMIKTQMAQFGQLNPSDKELEDISARVLSNQDEVKRLSEQVVSQKLLEFYKENANLKTKELTYEKFVKEVYGS; encoded by the coding sequence ATGAATATTACAAGAGAAAACGTTGACACTTTAAATGCAGTAGTAAAAGTAGATATCACAAAAGAAGATTATAGTGATAAGGTTGATAAAATTTTATCAGATTACCGTAAAACAGCAAATATTCCTGGATTTAGAAAAGGACATGTACCTATGGGAATGGTAAAAAAGCAATATGGTAAGGCTGTTTTAATTGATGAAGTTAATAAACTTATTCAAGATGCTCTTGGTAAATATTTAACAGAGGAAAAATTAGATGTTCTAGGTAACCCATTACCTAAAGCACAAGATGATTTAAATTGGGATGATGATAATTTTTCTTTTGAATTTGAATTAGGTTTAGCACCACAATTTGAAGTTACTGTAAAGGGGAAAAAAGCAATCACGCAATATAAAATTGTTGCAGATGATAAAATGATTAATGACCAGTTAGAGAATATTCAAAAACAATATGGGAAGTTAGTTTCTAAAACAGAAGTTGCTGAAGGAGATGAGATAACTGGAGTTTTTGCAAATGAAGAAAAAGGAATTGATAATTCTACAACAATTACTTTAGATAAAATAAAAGGAAAAGTAAACGCTAAAAAGTTTATAGGAGCTAAACCTGGAGATGTTATTACATTAAAATCTAAAGGATTATTTGCTGAAGAACAAGATGTCGTGAATTTATTAAAAGTAACATCTGATGAAGCTGCAAATTTAGATGTAGAGTTAACCTTTACAATTAATGAAGTTAATACTAGAGAACTTGCAGATTTAGATCAAGAGTTGTTTGATAAATTATTTGGAGAAGGAAATGTGAAATCTGTTACTGAACTTAAAGATAAAATTAAGGAAGATGCAGAGAAACAATTTGTTCAGCAATCAGATCAAAAATTATTAAATGATATTACAGAGTATTTAATTGATAATACAAAGTTTGATTTACCTGTTGAATTTTTACAAAAATGGATTCAAGCTGCTGGAGAAGAACCTTTAGATGAAACTCAAGCTAAAGAAGAATATGAGAAATCAGAAAAAGGAATGCGTTATCAGTTAATCGAAGGACGTATTATGGCAGACAATAACCTTCAAGTAAATTTTGAAGATATTAAGGAGTATTCAAAACAAATGATTAAAACTCAAATGGCTCAATTTGGACAGTTAAACCCTTCAGATAAAGAGTTAGAAGATATCTCTGCTAGAGTATTATCTAATCAAGATGAAGTAAAACGTTTATCTGAGCAGGTTGTAAGCCAGAAATTGTTAGAATTTTATAAGGAAAATGCAAACTTGAAAACTAAAGAACTTACATACGAGAAATTCGTCAAAGAAGTTTACGGATCATAG
- the clpP gene encoding ATP-dependent Clp endopeptidase proteolytic subunit ClpP translates to MDYGKEFEKFAIKDQGISSTYYNKIISSMYPTNLTPNIIEERQMNIAIFDVFSRLMMDRIIFMGTGINDQVANIIQAQLLFLESTDASKDIQIYINSPGGSVYAGLGIYDTMQLIKPDVATICTGMAASMGAVLLCAGEKGKRSGLTHSRVMIHQPLGGAQGQASDIEITAREILILKEELYNIISKHSGQDYDKVYKDSDRDYWMKADKALEYGMIDEILARN, encoded by the coding sequence ATGGATTACGGAAAAGAATTTGAAAAATTCGCAATAAAAGATCAGGGAATTAGCAGTACATATTATAATAAAATCATTAGTAGTATGTATCCAACTAATTTAACACCTAATATTATTGAAGAACGCCAGATGAATATTGCGATTTTTGATGTGTTCTCAAGGTTAATGATGGATCGTATTATTTTTATGGGTACAGGTATTAACGACCAAGTAGCTAATATAATTCAAGCACAACTACTGTTTTTAGAGAGTACAGATGCCTCAAAAGATATTCAGATATATATTAATTCTCCAGGAGGTAGTGTATATGCGGGTTTAGGTATATATGATACGATGCAATTAATTAAGCCAGATGTAGCTACTATTTGTACAGGTATGGCAGCATCTATGGGAGCAGTATTATTGTGTGCTGGCGAAAAAGGTAAACGTAGTGGCTTAACACATTCACGTGTTATGATTCACCAACCATTAGGAGGAGCACAAGGTCAAGCAAGTGATATTGAGATTACTGCACGTGAAATTTTAATACTTAAAGAAGAGCTTTACAATATAATTAGTAAACATTCAGGACAAGATTACGACAAAGTATATAAAGATAGTGATCGTGATTATTGGATGAAAGCTGATAAAGCTTTAGAATATGGTATGATAGACGAGATACTAGCTCGTAACTAA